One genomic region from Rosa rugosa chromosome 1, drRosRugo1.1, whole genome shotgun sequence encodes:
- the LOC133732260 gene encoding uncharacterized protein LOC133732260, which yields MPNHELGMIPSATSNRVVRPQTHWMPPPRGFFKVNCDAAWGPPSTAGLGVVVRDSTGRSISGLAIKTTCGTVAEAEASAILHGISLASTLNLRKVHIESDAKEVVLDLNGLGRGKNWKTYPILDHIRRLATGFEECNWDWVPREANKAAHCAASLACGTVGPQRWANQPPPSLTLVLRNDGLPCPPATEM from the coding sequence ATGCCAAATCACGAGTTGGGAATGATTCCGTCTGCTACCAGCAATCGGGTGGTGCGTCCCCAGACTCATTGGATGCCCCCTCCTCGTGGATTTTTCAAAGTAAACTGTGATGCAGCCTGGGGGCCACCGTCAACAGCAGGACTGGGAGTCGTTGTAAGAGACTCTACCGGGAGGAGCATCAGTGGATTAGCCATTAAAACCACTTGCGGAACAGTTGCGGAAGCGGAAGCATCTGCTATTCTCCATGGCATCTCCCTGGCAAGTACCCTGAATCTGAGAAAGGTTCACATCGAATCAGATGCAAAAGAGGTAGTCCTGGATCTAAATGGGTTAGGTCGGGGAAAGAACTGGAAGACCTACCCAATACTGGACCACATCCGAAGGCTAGCAACTGGTTTTGAAGAATGCAATTGGGACTGGGTTCCCCGTGAAGCGAACAAGGCTGCTCACTGTGCAGCGTCGCTTGCCTGCGGGACGGTGGGTCCTCAGCGATGGGCTAACCAGCCACCACCATCCCTCACCTTGGTACTAAGAAATGATGGTCTCCCATGCCCCCCGGCAACGGAGATGTGA
- the LOC133732262 gene encoding uncharacterized protein LOC133732262 yields the protein MWGCGLHCCDGRGPGTGCPPGGSTTGVGAIPGIGGGIPGVGGGIPGVGGIPGVGGGIPGVGGGIPGVGGIPGVGGGIPGVGGGIPGVGGGIPGVGGRIPGVGGIPGVGGGIPGVGGGIPGVGGIPGVGGGIPGVGGIPGVGGIPGVGGGGIPGVGGGSIPGVGGGVPGVGGIPGVGGGVPGIGGIPGVGRSVPRVGGGIGGGIPGVPGRGGIGGGGRVGGRGN from the coding sequence ATGTGGGGATGCGGTTTGCACTGTTGTGATGGTAGAGGACCTGGCACTGGCTGTCCACCTGGAGGCAGCACTACAGGTGTTGGCGCTATTCCAGGTATTGGAGGAGGCATTCCGGGCGTTGGAGGCGGCATTCCGGGTGTTGGAGGCATTCCGGGCGTTGGAGGAGGCATTCCGGGCGTTGGAGGCGGCATTCCGGGTGTTGGAGGCATTCCGGGCGTTGGAGGAGGCATTCCGGGCGTTGGAGGCGGCATTCCGGGCGTTGGAGGAGGCATTCCGGGCGTTGGAGGCCGCATTCCGGGCGTTGGAGGCATTCCGGGCGTTGGAGGAGGCATTCCGGGCGTTGGAGGCGGCATTCCGGGTGTTGGAGGCATTCCGGGCGTTGGAGGCGGCATTCCCGGCGTTGGAGGCATTCCGGGTGTTGGAGGCATTCCGGGCGTTGGAGGAGGTGGCATTCCTGGCGTTGGAGGAGGCAGCATTCCGGGCGTTGGAGGAGGCGTTCCTGGTGTTGGAGGCATTCCGGGGGTTGGCGGTGGCGTTCCAGGGATTGGCGGCATTCCAGGCGTTGGACGCAGTGTTCCACGGGTTGGTGGAGGAATAGGAGGCGGCATTCCAGGCGTGCCCGGCCGTGGAGGAATTGGTGGCGGCGGCCGAGTCGGTGGGCGAGGAAACTGA